In one window of bacterium DNA:
- a CDS encoding bifunctional folylpolyglutamate synthase/dihydrofolate synthase, with the protein MNPELALYYLASLNESRIKPGLERIDGVLKSLGHPHREYPHMLVAGTNGKGSVVAMTGAVLSASGLVTGRFTSPHLHGFAERIVVGERPVTPDELTELVCDVRDTGVELTYFEFATAMALLHFARRKVDVAILEVGLGGRWDATNVTDPFLSVITSVDLDHGKWLGSTVEEVAANKAPVMRAGRRVIVGPVVPEARDVILRYADKAGSDVVLFGRDFNARWEAGGEPGGRTLQFNGRKWSMGKVTPGLPGRFQLGNAACVLAAVESMDGSGWSLDMDDAVRGLGEARWPGRFQWVQGRPPVLVDGAHNPAAVRALVDSLEGIEPAVWLVSALADKDLGGMAAWMGRLGRRVVLVPLDHPRAAGVREMAGQFPEGFEVRSAESVSHGLKMAREWAGESGTVIAAGSIVLAGKVLEELGKQEPEVEEGMCGDSSIDCFSGPAYDAGPGPVQDRRLGGFHANPCGRNRYRRGTGRG; encoded by the coding sequence ATGAACCCCGAGCTGGCCCTTTACTACCTTGCCAGCCTAAACGAGTCCCGGATCAAGCCAGGCCTTGAGAGGATCGACGGTGTCCTGAAGAGCCTGGGTCATCCCCATAGAGAGTATCCCCACATGCTCGTTGCCGGAACCAACGGCAAGGGATCCGTGGTCGCCATGACCGGTGCCGTGCTTTCGGCTTCCGGGCTTGTAACGGGACGTTTCACATCTCCCCACCTGCACGGTTTTGCCGAGAGGATCGTGGTCGGTGAAAGACCGGTCACCCCCGACGAACTGACGGAGCTGGTTTGCGACGTCAGGGACACGGGTGTTGAGCTGACCTATTTTGAGTTCGCCACTGCCATGGCCCTGCTCCATTTCGCCCGGAGGAAAGTGGATGTGGCCATCCTGGAGGTCGGTCTCGGCGGACGGTGGGACGCCACCAACGTCACCGATCCTTTCCTGTCGGTCATCACGAGCGTGGACCTGGACCACGGAAAATGGCTCGGGTCCACTGTGGAGGAGGTGGCTGCCAACAAGGCTCCTGTCATGAGAGCCGGAAGGCGGGTGATCGTGGGGCCGGTCGTTCCCGAGGCCCGGGATGTTATCCTCCGGTATGCCGATAAGGCCGGTTCCGATGTCGTTCTTTTCGGCAGGGATTTTAACGCACGGTGGGAGGCCGGGGGGGAACCTGGTGGTCGGACCTTGCAATTTAACGGCAGGAAATGGAGTATGGGCAAGGTGACTCCCGGCCTTCCCGGACGGTTCCAGCTGGGTAACGCGGCGTGCGTCCTGGCCGCCGTTGAATCGATGGACGGGTCCGGGTGGTCCCTTGACATGGATGACGCGGTCCGGGGTCTGGGTGAAGCGCGCTGGCCTGGCCGTTTCCAGTGGGTACAGGGCAGGCCGCCTGTCCTGGTGGATGGGGCGCACAACCCGGCGGCTGTCCGGGCCCTGGTCGACTCCCTGGAAGGGATCGAGCCGGCGGTGTGGCTGGTTTCCGCTCTCGCTGACAAGGACCTGGGGGGGATGGCAGCCTGGATGGGGCGCCTGGGACGCCGTGTCGTCCTGGTCCCCCTGGATCACCCAAGGGCCGCGGGCGTACGCGAGATGGCCGGACAGTTTCCCGAGGGGTTCGAGGTACGGTCTGCCGAATCTGTCTCCCACGGGCTGAAGATGGCCAGGGAGTGGGCGGGAGAGTCCGGCACTGTCATCGCGGCAGGTTCGATCGTCCTGGCGGGGAAAGTGTTGGAAGAGCTGGGGAAACAGGAGCCAGAAGTTGAAGAAGGCATGTGTGGGGATAGTTCTATTGATTGTTTTTCTGGCCCCGCTTATGACGCGGGCCCAGGACCTGTCCAGGATCGACGTCTCGGCGGGTTCCATGCGAACCCTTGCGGACGGAACCGTTATCGCCGAGGGACAGGTCGTGGTTAA
- the lepA gene encoding translation elongation factor 4 yields the protein MKQSHIRNFSIIAHIDHGKSTLADRLLEVTGAMSQRDMKEQVLDSMDIERERGITIKAQTARLDYIATDGQRYSLNLIDTPGHVDFSYEVSRSLSACEGALLVVDAVQGVEAQTIANAYLAVEQDLVLVPVINKIDLPSADPERVKGQLVSILGIDPEDVLEVSAKTGAGISDLLEAVVKLVPPPVGDPVGPLRALIVDSWYDTYVGVVALVRIFDGELRSRTMMKLMAQGGTYEIGEIGTFRPAAVKEKLLQTGDVGYIVAGIKDLKKVQVGDTVTMAQNQASKPLPGFKRVRPMVYAGLYPAASEDFAQLREALEKLVLNDASLTFEPETSEALGFGFRCGFLGMLHMEVVQERLERHSTLDLVTTAPTVVYKVLMKDGSWIEVDNPARLPVSGDYDQIHEPYVRTTIMVPDTYLGGLLSLLTERRGQQKGLTYLEDRRVMLEYDIPLAEIIFGFYDRLKSTSRGYASLDYDPIGYRVGDLIKLDIRVNGETVDALSIIIPREKAFYRGRDLAEKMKELIPRQMFEVVIQAAIGSRIISRETVRALRKNVLAKCYGGDVTRKRKLLEKQKEGKKRMKSVGRVEIPQEAFMAILKVD from the coding sequence ATGAAGCAATCCCACATCCGCAACTTCTCCATCATCGCCCACATCGACCACGGGAAATCAACCCTGGCCGACCGTCTCCTCGAGGTCACCGGTGCCATGAGTCAGCGGGACATGAAAGAACAGGTCCTCGATTCCATGGACATCGAGCGTGAGCGGGGGATCACCATCAAGGCCCAGACCGCCAGGCTCGACTACATCGCAACCGACGGACAGCGTTATTCCCTGAACCTCATCGACACACCGGGGCACGTGGACTTTTCCTACGAGGTGTCCCGTTCCCTTTCGGCCTGCGAGGGGGCCCTCCTGGTGGTGGACGCTGTCCAGGGTGTGGAGGCCCAGACCATCGCCAACGCCTACCTGGCGGTGGAGCAGGACCTGGTCCTTGTCCCCGTGATCAACAAGATCGATCTGCCCAGCGCCGATCCCGAAAGGGTGAAAGGGCAGCTGGTCTCGATCCTCGGCATCGATCCCGAGGATGTCCTAGAGGTCAGCGCCAAGACCGGTGCCGGTATCAGCGATCTCCTGGAAGCCGTGGTGAAGCTGGTGCCGCCTCCCGTCGGAGATCCCGTCGGGCCTCTGCGGGCCCTCATCGTCGACTCGTGGTACGATACCTACGTGGGTGTGGTAGCGCTGGTAAGGATCTTCGACGGGGAGTTGAGATCCCGCACCATGATGAAGCTCATGGCCCAGGGAGGCACCTACGAGATCGGCGAGATCGGAACCTTCAGGCCGGCTGCCGTAAAGGAAAAACTCCTTCAGACCGGAGATGTCGGCTACATCGTGGCCGGCATCAAGGACCTGAAAAAGGTTCAGGTGGGCGACACCGTCACCATGGCTCAAAACCAGGCGTCCAAACCCCTCCCCGGCTTCAAGCGCGTCCGGCCCATGGTCTACGCCGGGCTGTACCCGGCCGCCAGCGAGGATTTCGCGCAGCTCAGGGAGGCCCTTGAAAAGCTCGTCTTAAACGACGCCTCCCTGACCTTCGAGCCGGAAACGTCCGAGGCCCTGGGGTTCGGTTTCAGGTGCGGGTTCCTGGGGATGCTGCACATGGAGGTGGTCCAGGAGCGCCTGGAAAGGCATTCCACCCTTGACCTGGTCACCACGGCCCCGACGGTGGTCTACAAGGTCCTCATGAAGGACGGGTCGTGGATCGAGGTGGACAACCCGGCCCGGCTGCCTGTGTCGGGGGATTACGACCAGATCCACGAGCCGTACGTCCGTACCACCATCATGGTCCCGGACACCTACCTCGGCGGGCTTTTGTCCCTTCTCACCGAGCGGCGGGGGCAGCAGAAGGGGCTCACGTACCTTGAGGACCGCAGGGTCATGCTGGAATACGACATCCCCCTGGCCGAGATCATTTTCGGTTTCTACGACCGGCTAAAGTCAACGAGCCGCGGCTACGCCTCCCTGGATTACGACCCCATCGGGTACCGTGTGGGAGACCTCATTAAACTGGACATCAGGGTCAACGGGGAGACGGTGGACGCCCTTTCCATCATCATCCCCCGGGAGAAAGCCTTCTACCGCGGCAGGGATCTGGCGGAGAAGATGAAGGAGCTCATTCCGCGCCAGATGTTCGAGGTGGTGATCCAGGCCGCCATCGGCAGCCGGATCATCTCCCGGGAGACGGTCAGGGCGCTCAGGAAGAACGTCCTTGCCAAGTGCTACGGCGGCGATGTCACCCGGAAGCGGAAGCTGCTTGAAAAACAGAAGGAAGGCAAGAAGAGGATGAAGAGCGTGGGGAGAGTGGAGATACCGCAGGAAGCGTTCATGGCTATCCTTAAAGTCGACTGA
- a CDS encoding TrmH family RNA methyltransferase: MAQEPGVPRDIPKFQSNFSVILHRTGIPENLGATARAMANLGFEHLIISEPKTSDWEAARKLAVAAVPILENAPVTSTLEEAISLSGSRYLVGTTSRDRKYRDLQEVAQAAPGILQRAATEKAAILFGPEDHGLSNEALTLCHATVTLPTAGEVESFNLSHAVALTLYTLLITASPEPAAAGAPESASFEDVQGMYGHIQELLTETGFLWEDNADHMMMVLREFVNRAEPNSAEVKMIRGICRRFLYHLRNRGS, from the coding sequence GTGGCCCAAGAACCGGGCGTCCCCCGGGACATCCCAAAATTTCAGAGTAACTTCAGCGTCATCCTCCACCGGACGGGCATTCCCGAGAACCTCGGGGCCACCGCACGGGCCATGGCCAACCTCGGTTTCGAGCACCTTATCATATCCGAACCCAAGACCTCCGATTGGGAAGCGGCCCGAAAGCTTGCCGTGGCCGCCGTTCCCATCCTTGAAAACGCTCCCGTTACATCGACACTGGAAGAGGCCATCAGCCTCTCAGGCTCCCGGTACCTCGTAGGCACCACAAGTCGTGACCGCAAGTACCGGGATCTCCAGGAGGTGGCCCAGGCGGCCCCCGGCATCCTTCAACGGGCCGCCACGGAAAAGGCCGCCATCCTGTTCGGCCCCGAGGACCACGGCCTTTCCAACGAGGCCCTGACCCTGTGCCACGCCACCGTCACCCTTCCCACGGCAGGCGAAGTCGAGAGCTTCAACCTGTCCCACGCGGTGGCTCTTACCCTTTACACCCTGCTTATCACCGCATCCCCTGAGCCGGCCGCCGCCGGAGCGCCGGAGTCCGCCTCCTTCGAGGATGTGCAGGGGATGTACGGGCATATCCAGGAGCTTCTCACCGAGACGGGGTTCCTCTGGGAGGACAACGCGGATCACATGATGATGGTGCTCAGGGAGTTCGTGAACCGGGCGGAGCCAAACAGTGCAGAAGTTAAAATGATACGAGGTATTTGCAGGCGTTTTCTATACCATCTACGTAACCGCGGATCATGA
- the accD gene encoding acetyl-CoA carboxylase, carboxyltransferase subunit beta: MVTWFRRRPSGPERSDRRKVTVPEGLWIKCNNCGEIIYSKEIDRNLKVCPKCEYHFRITARERINLLVDPGTFEEFDAQIHSEDPLQFKDSLKYRDRIKSAVKKTWLADAVISGTCTLDGVPVVLNVFDFFFMGGSMGSVVGEKITRAIEKAVELRCGIIIISSSGGARMQEGALSLMQMAKTSAALARLRRERLPFISVLTDPTTGGVTASFAMLGDVNLAEPKALIGFAGPRVIEQTIRQELPEGFQRSEFVLEHGMIDRIVNRKELKKTIVTLLRAFTAQ, translated from the coding sequence ATGGTTACCTGGTTCCGCCGCAGGCCGTCCGGCCCGGAAAGATCGGACCGTCGCAAGGTAACGGTCCCCGAAGGGCTGTGGATCAAGTGCAACAATTGCGGCGAGATCATCTACAGCAAGGAGATCGATCGTAACCTCAAGGTCTGCCCGAAGTGCGAATATCACTTCAGGATAACGGCCCGGGAGCGAATCAATCTCCTCGTGGACCCGGGAACCTTCGAGGAGTTCGACGCCCAGATCCACAGCGAGGATCCCCTCCAGTTCAAGGATTCCCTGAAATACCGGGACAGGATCAAGTCGGCGGTCAAGAAAACCTGGCTTGCCGACGCGGTCATCTCCGGCACGTGTACCCTGGACGGGGTCCCCGTTGTCCTCAACGTCTTTGACTTTTTCTTCATGGGCGGAAGCATGGGGTCCGTGGTGGGGGAAAAGATCACCCGGGCTATCGAGAAAGCCGTTGAGCTCAGGTGCGGCATCATCATAATCTCCTCCTCCGGCGGGGCTCGCATGCAGGAAGGTGCCCTTTCCCTGATGCAGATGGCCAAGACCAGCGCCGCTCTCGCCCGTTTGAGGCGGGAGCGGCTGCCTTTCATCTCGGTCCTCACCGACCCGACCACGGGTGGTGTAACAGCCAGTTTCGCCATGCTCGGTGACGTCAACCTGGCCGAACCAAAGGCGCTCATCGGTTTCGCGGGCCCCAGGGTCATTGAGCAGACGATCCGCCAGGAACTGCCCGAGGGGTTCCAGAGGTCGGAGTTCGTTCTCGAGCACGGGATGATCGACCGCATTGTCAACCGCAAGGAACTCAAGAAGACCATCGTCACACTCCTGAGGGCTTTCACAGCTCAATGA
- a CDS encoding putative LPS assembly protein LptD, producing the protein MRTLADGTVIAEGQVVVNGEGVTVRADSMRYDPGSDVMRLSGNVVMEESGGGGTFTGDTLALNLSDLTGGISRGQIIIVPNGFRVRGEDIKRTGPEEYSIRKGVFTSCPGDCPDWSFTASEILVRKEGYLEARHAAFRILDIPVFYTPYLLYPVKTDRQTGILFPDFRFSDETGFESSWPVFITLGPYADVTLTPRTFSRDANGLGLQARYRLDLGGGGDLSGFAMGGGDNDRWYIAGDHSSALMPDLWLRARWYDAGDPDAPSLFGQSFQERYPGSVFRHASLEWDPGPVGFTVQTSSLLPLAVLSRSGPSPDRRSAALDLGPVDLGPLRTGIGVRQVLFDEDGERTLLEPAASLVFTGPGRLGGVIHARALVSEEAEGTIEDRSLLFEMTQRLALEAAGEWGKSRIGFDLTLASARGASFSGTVARDAEDRIEKRRVMSGKVTHQLTSEGLNWDLTVGAWEDTELELGRTYGFTRFSASGFYFEASRNRDAEYGLILPSMDARTAAIRGWENRAGYDSPRFGVEVGRMSAEGFTETLKGGSHVMLGKVRVEGQAQYDLDTGIMAEESLTVQLPGRCWTIGLGRSRNPDRTDWRLKMSLEL; encoded by the coding sequence ATGCGAACCCTTGCGGACGGAACCGTTATCGCCGAGGGACAGGTCGTGGTTAATGGCGAGGGAGTGACGGTCAGGGCCGACTCCATGAGGTACGATCCCGGCTCGGACGTCATGCGCCTGTCGGGAAACGTGGTCATGGAGGAGAGCGGGGGAGGGGGGACCTTCACGGGAGACACCCTCGCCCTGAACCTGTCCGACCTGACCGGGGGGATCTCCCGGGGACAGATCATCATCGTCCCGAACGGTTTCAGGGTGCGGGGCGAGGACATCAAACGTACCGGACCTGAGGAGTACAGCATCCGCAAGGGTGTTTTCACAAGCTGTCCGGGTGACTGCCCCGACTGGTCTTTCACCGCCTCCGAGATCCTCGTCAGGAAGGAAGGATACCTGGAGGCCAGGCACGCCGCCTTCAGGATACTGGACATTCCCGTGTTCTACACGCCGTACCTCCTGTACCCTGTGAAAACCGACCGGCAGACCGGGATCCTCTTCCCCGATTTCAGGTTCTCCGACGAGACCGGCTTCGAGTCCTCCTGGCCGGTGTTCATCACCCTGGGGCCCTACGCCGACGTCACGTTGACCCCCAGGACCTTCAGCCGGGACGCCAACGGCCTTGGTCTCCAGGCGCGCTACCGTCTGGACCTGGGCGGCGGCGGGGATCTTTCCGGTTTCGCCATGGGCGGCGGGGATAATGACCGCTGGTACATCGCAGGTGACCATTCCAGCGCCCTGATGCCGGATCTCTGGCTGCGGGCGAGGTGGTACGATGCCGGCGATCCGGACGCTCCTTCCCTGTTCGGTCAATCGTTCCAGGAACGTTACCCGGGTTCTGTTTTCAGGCACGCTTCCCTGGAGTGGGATCCTGGACCGGTCGGGTTTACGGTTCAGACGAGCAGCCTTCTGCCCCTGGCCGTTTTGTCCAGGTCGGGCCCCTCTCCGGACAGGCGTTCGGCAGCCCTGGACCTGGGACCCGTGGATCTGGGACCTCTCAGGACCGGCATCGGTGTTCGACAGGTCCTGTTCGACGAGGATGGTGAAAGGACCCTGCTGGAACCCGCGGCGTCCCTGGTTTTCACGGGTCCCGGTCGTCTGGGCGGCGTGATCCATGCCCGGGCCCTGGTATCGGAGGAAGCCGAAGGGACCATCGAGGACAGGTCGCTCCTCTTCGAGATGACCCAGCGCCTGGCGCTGGAGGCGGCAGGGGAGTGGGGAAAGAGCCGGATCGGGTTCGATCTGACCCTGGCATCGGCCAGGGGGGCATCCTTTTCCGGCACCGTCGCCAGGGACGCGGAGGACCGGATCGAAAAGCGGCGGGTGATGTCGGGAAAGGTGACCCATCAACTGACCTCGGAGGGTTTGAACTGGGACCTTACCGTCGGGGCGTGGGAGGACACCGAACTGGAACTTGGCCGGACTTACGGTTTCACCAGGTTCTCCGCCTCCGGCTTTTACTTCGAAGCGTCCCGGAACCGGGACGCCGAGTACGGCCTGATCCTGCCTTCCATGGATGCGCGGACCGCGGCGATCAGGGGCTGGGAGAACCGGGCGGGATACGACTCGCCCCGGTTCGGCGTCGAGGTCGGGCGGATGTCGGCCGAAGGGTTCACGGAGACGCTGAAGGGCGGCAGCCATGTCATGCTCGGAAAGGTCCGGGTTGAAGGTCAGGCGCAGTACGACCTGGACACCGGGATCATGGCCGAAGAGAGCCTCACGGTCCAATTGCCGGGGCGGTGCTGGACCATCGGCCTGGGGCGGTCCAGGAACCCAGACCGCACCGACTGGCGCCTGAAGATGAGTCTGGAATTGTAG
- the lepB gene encoding signal peptidase I, with translation MTGVKGRAREYAEAIVLALILALFIRTFVVQAFKIPSPSMVPTLLVGDHILVNKFLYGWRVPFGDGRIFSLREPARGDVIVFKYPRDRKMDFIKRCIAVEGETVEVKEKEILIDGKPVDDPHAVFYDDEGSFLKGRDTFGPVTVPEGKMFVMGDNRDNSNDSRFWGFVDVKDVKGKAMVIYWSWNKAKRWPRFDRIGDGID, from the coding sequence ATGACCGGGGTCAAGGGGAGGGCCCGGGAGTATGCCGAGGCCATCGTGCTGGCTCTCATCCTCGCCCTTTTCATCCGGACCTTCGTGGTCCAGGCGTTCAAGATCCCCTCGCCCAGCATGGTTCCGACCCTCCTGGTGGGTGACCACATCCTGGTCAACAAGTTCCTTTACGGGTGGCGGGTGCCCTTTGGTGACGGGAGGATCTTTTCCCTGCGCGAGCCTGCGCGCGGGGACGTCATCGTGTTCAAGTACCCCAGGGACCGCAAGATGGATTTCATCAAGAGGTGCATCGCCGTGGAGGGGGAGACGGTGGAGGTGAAGGAAAAGGAGATCCTCATCGACGGGAAGCCTGTGGACGACCCACACGCCGTTTTCTACGACGACGAGGGATCGTTCCTGAAGGGCCGCGACACCTTCGGACCGGTCACCGTCCCCGAAGGGAAGATGTTCGTCATGGGGGACAACCGGGACAACTCCAACGACAGCCGGTTCTGGGGGTTCGTGGATGTGAAGGACGTCAAGGGCAAGGCCATGGTGATCTACTGGTCGTGGAACAAGGCCAAGAGGTGGCCACGCTTCGACCGCATCGGCGACGGCATCGATTGA
- the pcnB gene encoding polynucleotide adenylyltransferase PcnB: MSTPFEKLSPVPEPKVIGRAEHGLSRSRIDPDALKVLYRLHRQGHIAYLVGGGVRDLLLGNQPKDFDISTSAHPNEVRKLFSNCRLIGRRFRLAHIYFKGGKIIEVSTFRTISDFSTEDGRITSDNTFGTPGEDAFRRDFTVNALFYNIADFSIIDYMGGLEDLKKGVVRCIGDPKLRFLEDPIRMLRGVRFAALLDFSLDPESDRLIRSKGEMIWEGAVPRILEEIVRMMGRGTAARAMERLVDSGLISHLFPQIDQHIRMEGIEPYTSILSRMDKRFRAGQTLEPWLIMSCLFYPLFEFVHRGSPGEDHAGLARDTISPACKRIQVPRKVQDLARQVLAAQPRLFGLKDGRFKPRTILRKAYFEDAFTLFAIAAAGDDKGRDLIREWEELRGEKPRSDNPRSAGDRKPQGLRQGQRPKPRRRRRRGPRTGRPPGHPKISE, translated from the coding sequence ATGTCTACACCTTTTGAGAAATTATCACCTGTTCCGGAACCGAAGGTCATCGGACGCGCCGAACACGGCCTGTCCCGTTCCCGAATCGACCCGGATGCCCTCAAAGTTCTTTATCGTCTCCACCGGCAGGGACACATCGCGTACCTGGTGGGGGGCGGTGTCAGGGACCTTCTCCTCGGAAACCAGCCCAAGGATTTCGACATCAGCACCTCGGCCCATCCCAACGAGGTAAGGAAGCTGTTCTCCAACTGCAGGCTCATCGGCCGACGGTTCCGCCTGGCCCACATCTACTTCAAGGGCGGGAAGATCATCGAAGTTTCCACCTTCAGGACCATCTCCGATTTCAGCACCGAAGACGGGCGCATTACCTCCGACAACACTTTCGGGACCCCCGGGGAGGATGCCTTCCGGCGGGATTTTACCGTTAATGCCCTGTTCTACAATATCGCCGATTTCTCGATCATCGACTACATGGGGGGGCTCGAGGACCTGAAGAAAGGGGTTGTCCGCTGCATCGGCGATCCGAAACTCCGGTTCCTGGAGGATCCCATCCGCATGCTGCGGGGAGTGAGGTTCGCGGCCCTTCTCGATTTTTCCCTGGACCCGGAAAGCGACCGGCTGATCCGGTCCAAAGGGGAGATGATATGGGAAGGGGCCGTGCCCAGGATCCTCGAGGAGATCGTCCGGATGATGGGGAGAGGCACCGCTGCCCGGGCCATGGAACGCCTTGTGGACAGCGGCCTGATCTCCCACCTGTTCCCCCAGATCGACCAGCACATCCGCATGGAGGGGATCGAACCTTACACCTCCATTCTGTCCAGGATGGACAAGCGGTTCAGGGCCGGTCAGACCCTTGAACCGTGGCTCATCATGTCCTGCCTGTTTTATCCCCTGTTTGAATTCGTCCACAGGGGCAGCCCCGGCGAAGACCATGCCGGCCTTGCGCGTGACACCATCTCCCCCGCCTGCAAACGGATCCAGGTGCCCCGGAAGGTCCAGGACCTCGCCCGCCAGGTCCTCGCCGCCCAGCCTCGCCTCTTCGGCCTGAAAGATGGCCGGTTCAAACCCCGCACCATCCTGAGAAAAGCCTATTTCGAAGACGCCTTCACCCTCTTCGCCATCGCCGCGGCAGGGGACGACAAGGGTCGGGATCTGATCCGTGAGTGGGAAGAGCTCCGCGGCGAAAAGCCCAGGAGTGATAACCCCAGAAGCGCCGGGGACAGGAAACCACAGGGGCTCCGGCAGGGGCAAAGGCCCAAACCGCGGAGGAGGAGAAGGCGTGGCCCAAGAACCGGGCGTCCCCCGGGACATCCCAAAATTTCAGAGTAA